A stretch of the Archangium violaceum genome encodes the following:
- the uvrC gene encoding excinuclease ABC subunit UvrC codes for MDAKLEAKLDALPTEPGVYLMKDRRGEIIYVGKAVNLRNRVRSYFTRTGDTRAFVSLLDQFLGDIETVLVHNEKEALLLENELIKKHKPRFNVLLKDDKQYISLRLDRTQAYPRLEVVRKYQKDGARYFGPYSSASAIRETLRIINRYFHLRTCTDHVLANRKRPCLLHQIGRCPAPCVYPVPEQEYRKSVDEVVLFLEGKAGELVDGLRARMKQAAGELKFEEAARIRDQLLAIERSLERQKVATTDFKDQDVFAFHREGDRLLVYVLYVRQGRLNGGQAFPLGSQEFPDEELLPSFVNLYYDQGNFVPEEVLLPLDIEEREGLEALLTERKGERVRVMVPKRGEKRDLVDMAQKNAEQAVLERRRTKDETEVVLRRLQERLHLRHLPRRMECFDISHFQGSSIVASQVAATDGEIDKSRYRRYRIKTLEKQDDFASMHEVITRRLKRGQEEGDLPDLLVIDGGKGQLASALAAAKDLGIEDVDIISLAKSRDLEVHDRDEESARSPERVFLPHRKEPIVLRQNSAELYLLTRLRDEAHRFAITFQQKSMRKGNFHSVLEDIPGVGETRKKLLLRQFGSLKRVREATIEDLAEVLGPTVAERVHAALHGHPEDDPEDPIREASLADAGALVDEKSEEGSPPGSP; via the coding sequence ATGGACGCGAAGCTCGAAGCGAAGCTGGACGCCCTCCCCACCGAGCCCGGCGTGTACCTGATGAAGGACCGCCGGGGGGAAATCATCTACGTGGGCAAGGCGGTCAATCTGCGCAACCGGGTGCGCTCCTATTTCACCCGCACCGGGGACACCCGCGCCTTCGTATCGCTGTTGGATCAGTTCCTCGGCGACATCGAGACGGTGCTCGTCCACAACGAGAAGGAAGCCCTCCTCCTCGAGAACGAGCTCATCAAGAAGCACAAGCCGCGCTTCAACGTCCTCCTCAAGGACGACAAGCAGTACATCTCGCTGCGGTTGGACCGCACCCAGGCCTATCCCCGGCTGGAGGTGGTGCGGAAGTACCAGAAGGACGGCGCGCGCTACTTCGGCCCGTACTCCAGCGCGAGCGCCATCCGCGAGACGCTGCGCATCATCAACCGCTACTTCCACCTGCGTACCTGCACGGACCACGTGCTCGCCAACCGCAAGCGGCCCTGTCTGCTGCACCAGATCGGCCGCTGCCCCGCGCCCTGCGTCTACCCCGTTCCGGAGCAGGAGTACCGCAAGAGCGTGGACGAGGTGGTCCTCTTCCTGGAAGGCAAGGCCGGGGAGTTGGTGGACGGGCTGCGCGCGCGCATGAAGCAGGCCGCCGGTGAGCTCAAGTTCGAGGAGGCCGCGCGCATTCGCGACCAGTTGCTCGCCATCGAGCGCAGCCTCGAGCGCCAGAAGGTGGCCACCACCGACTTCAAGGATCAGGACGTCTTCGCCTTCCACCGTGAGGGAGACCGGCTGCTCGTCTACGTCCTCTACGTCCGCCAGGGCCGGCTCAACGGTGGCCAGGCCTTCCCGCTCGGCAGCCAGGAGTTCCCCGACGAGGAGCTGCTGCCGTCCTTCGTCAACCTCTACTACGACCAGGGCAACTTCGTGCCCGAGGAGGTCCTCCTCCCGCTGGACATCGAGGAGCGCGAGGGACTGGAGGCGCTGCTCACCGAGCGCAAGGGCGAGCGGGTCCGCGTGATGGTGCCCAAGCGGGGCGAGAAGCGCGACCTGGTGGACATGGCGCAGAAGAACGCCGAGCAGGCCGTCCTCGAGCGCCGCCGCACCAAGGACGAGACCGAGGTGGTGCTGCGCCGGCTCCAGGAGCGGCTGCACCTGCGCCACCTGCCGCGCCGCATGGAGTGCTTCGACATCTCGCACTTCCAGGGCTCCAGCATCGTCGCCTCGCAGGTGGCCGCCACCGACGGGGAGATCGACAAGTCCCGCTACCGCCGCTACCGCATCAAGACGCTGGAGAAGCAGGACGACTTCGCCAGCATGCACGAGGTCATCACCCGCCGGCTCAAGCGCGGCCAGGAGGAGGGGGACCTGCCCGATCTGTTGGTCATCGACGGAGGCAAGGGACAGCTCGCCAGCGCGCTCGCCGCCGCCAAGGACCTGGGCATCGAGGACGTGGACATCATCTCCCTGGCCAAGAGCCGCGACCTCGAGGTCCACGACCGCGACGAGGAGAGCGCCCGCAGCCCCGAGCGCGTCTTCCTCCCCCACCGTAAGGAGCCCATCGTCCTGCGGCAGAACTCGGCGGAGCTCTACCTGCTCACCCGCCTGCGCGACGAGGCCCACCGCTTCGCGATCACCTTCCAACAGAAGAGCATGCGCAAGGGCAACTTCCACTCCGTGCTGGAGGACATCCCGGGGGTGGGGGAGACGCGCAAGAAGCTGCTCCTGCGCCAGTTCGGCTCGCTCAAGCGGGTGCGCGAGGCGACCATCGAGGATCTCGCCGAGGTGCTCGGGCCCACGGTGGCCGAGCGGGTCCACGCCGCTCTCCACGGCCACCCCGAGGACGACCCGGAGGATCCGATCCGCGAAGCCTCCCTGGCGGATGCGGGTGCCCTGGTGGACGAAAAGTCAGAAGAAGGGTCGCCACCCGGCTCGCCGTGA
- a CDS encoding DUF507 family protein: MRLYPKVIPIISREVVQRLMQDGDIEVEPMRVADAEMDLSAIMREYLANEERVNQATREALERRGYDYSKFNQVKREMADVRGFKMGDEGIEYVINQMIEFLLISRNVEEVYAADNVLRQKIHAVMKKHLDVDEEIDKEARSRLKHLQEGTSAFDIEYNKTVEQIRRARGLI; encoded by the coding sequence ATGAGGCTCTATCCAAAGGTGATCCCGATCATCTCCCGGGAGGTCGTCCAGAGGCTGATGCAGGACGGGGATATCGAGGTGGAGCCGATGCGCGTGGCTGACGCCGAGATGGACCTTTCCGCCATCATGCGTGAGTACCTGGCGAACGAGGAGCGCGTGAATCAGGCCACGCGCGAGGCCCTGGAGCGCAGGGGTTACGACTACTCCAAGTTCAACCAAGTCAAACGTGAGATGGCCGACGTCCGCGGCTTCAAGATGGGCGACGAAGGCATCGAATACGTCATCAACCAGATGATCGAATTCCTCCTCATCAGCCGCAACGTCGAGGAGGTCTATGCCGCCGACAACGTGCTGCGTCAGAAGATCCACGCGGTGATGAAGAAGCACCTGGACGTGGATGAGGAGATCGACAAGGAGGCGCGTTCCCGCCTGAAGCACCTGCAGGAGGGCACCAGCGCTTTCGACATCGAGTACAACAAGACGGTGGAGCAGATCCGCCGGGCTCGCGGTCTCATCTAG
- a CDS encoding DUF3108 domain-containing protein, with amino-acid sequence MRKLCEGVFTGLLFSLLMSGAALAQGENRAAFGPGEQARYRVQYLGITAGSAQVTVGAPMKQWGKEVWPIVSVARSASVAGVWPIKDKYVSYWDFNTQRVLGSDMHEDQNHKRRRVRVKMGEDGRSAFVVKQKEGEAPREYNHELAAGTLDVAGATFALRNRPLDVGQEYSYPVFTGSKNFLMKAKVEAKETLETKLGKREVYRLRVHTEFSGNLASKRDMTAWLTADARRLPVRIEAELALGSLVAELTEYEQGKAIAPNPAATARNGI; translated from the coding sequence ATGCGCAAGCTGTGCGAGGGAGTGTTCACCGGGTTGCTGTTCAGCCTCCTGATGTCGGGGGCTGCCCTGGCTCAGGGCGAGAACCGGGCCGCGTTCGGTCCCGGTGAGCAGGCGCGCTACCGCGTCCAGTACCTTGGAATCACCGCGGGCTCCGCGCAGGTGACGGTGGGCGCGCCCATGAAGCAGTGGGGCAAGGAGGTGTGGCCCATCGTGTCGGTGGCGAGGTCGGCGTCGGTGGCGGGGGTGTGGCCCATCAAGGACAAGTACGTCTCCTATTGGGATTTCAACACGCAGCGGGTGCTGGGCTCGGACATGCACGAGGACCAGAACCACAAGCGCCGCCGCGTGCGCGTGAAGATGGGCGAGGACGGCAGGTCCGCCTTCGTGGTGAAGCAGAAGGAGGGCGAGGCGCCTCGCGAGTACAACCACGAGCTGGCCGCGGGCACGCTCGACGTGGCCGGGGCGACCTTCGCGCTGCGCAACCGCCCGCTGGACGTGGGCCAGGAGTACTCCTACCCCGTCTTCACCGGCTCGAAGAACTTCCTGATGAAGGCGAAGGTGGAGGCGAAGGAGACGCTCGAGACGAAGCTGGGGAAGCGGGAGGTGTACCGGCTGCGCGTGCACACCGAGTTCTCCGGCAATCTGGCCTCCAAGCGCGACATGACGGCCTGGCTGACGGCGGACGCGCGCCGCCTGCCGGTGCGCATCGAGGCGGAGCTCGCCCTGGGCTCCCTCGTCGCGGAGTTGACGGAGTACGAGCAGGGCAAGGCCATCGCGCCGAATCCGGCGGCGACGGCGAGGAACGGAATCTAG
- a CDS encoding DUF3108 domain-containing protein, producing MRTALAALLFSFTSAAWAQLPDADGPEDNKPPTPAEAKAAKTPVPLCAQPLPPLRSPFAFAPGELLEFDLDAMGATAGRMTMKVQKKQDGSLPVQVKVQTNSFFSKVRRVDATAMSYLHPKTLRPSRYTEEAMENEQHRSVDVAFNSKERRVRVDYVQRGRKGHSNYSYDHEGMDVAGAIYMMRQLPMKEGMPICFDVYGVRRMWRMTGSVVKREHVSTPLGEFDAWHLSGTAVRLDKPSMSREVHVWITDDERRLPLAALGTIDLGAVRATLTSFSRPREKSRQAQGKESLKW from the coding sequence ATGCGCACAGCCCTCGCAGCCCTCCTGTTCAGCTTCACCTCCGCGGCCTGGGCGCAGCTGCCAGACGCGGACGGGCCCGAGGACAACAAGCCCCCCACACCAGCGGAGGCGAAGGCGGCGAAGACCCCCGTGCCCCTGTGCGCCCAGCCCCTGCCCCCCCTGCGCAGCCCGTTCGCCTTCGCTCCGGGCGAGCTGCTCGAGTTCGACCTCGATGCCATGGGAGCCACCGCTGGCAGGATGACCATGAAGGTGCAGAAGAAGCAGGACGGCTCGCTCCCGGTCCAGGTCAAGGTGCAGACCAACTCCTTCTTCTCCAAGGTGCGCCGGGTGGACGCCACCGCGATGAGCTACCTGCACCCCAAGACGCTACGGCCCTCGCGCTACACCGAGGAGGCCATGGAGAACGAGCAGCACCGCTCGGTGGACGTGGCCTTCAACTCCAAGGAACGCCGCGTCCGCGTGGACTACGTCCAGCGAGGCAGGAAGGGCCACAGCAACTACTCCTACGACCACGAGGGCATGGACGTGGCCGGCGCCATCTACATGATGCGCCAGCTCCCCATGAAGGAGGGCATGCCCATCTGCTTCGACGTCTACGGCGTGCGCCGCATGTGGCGGATGACGGGCAGCGTGGTGAAGCGCGAGCACGTGTCCACGCCCCTCGGCGAGTTCGACGCCTGGCACCTGTCGGGCACCGCGGTCCGCCTGGACAAGCCCTCGATGAGCCGCGAGGTGCACGTGTGGATTACCGATGATGAGCGCCGGCTGCCGCTCGCGGCCCTGGGCACCATCGACCTCGGAGCGGTACGCGCCACCCTCACCTCGTTCTCCCGCCCGAGAGAGAAGAGCCGTCAGGCCCAGGGCAAGGAGAGCCTCAAGTGGTAG
- a CDS encoding YggS family pyridoxal phosphate-dependent enzyme, whose product MSSVAERLAEVRARVEKACARAGREPGSVTLVAVSKLKPAALIREAYAAGQRDFGENYAQELRDKAAELADLEGLRWHAIGPLQTNKVKYVAKAALSFHALDRLEVAQELSRRRQDAPIPCYVEVNVGGEASKSGLAPEALGPFLKSVRALPGLRVEGLMSLPPPTEDEQVARGYFRTLRELAQRHGLTGLSMGTTHDFELAIEEGATLVRVGTAIFGERT is encoded by the coding sequence ATGAGCAGCGTCGCCGAGCGGCTGGCGGAGGTACGAGCGCGGGTGGAGAAGGCGTGTGCCCGCGCGGGGCGGGAGCCCGGCTCCGTCACCCTGGTGGCCGTGTCCAAGCTGAAGCCGGCGGCCCTCATCCGCGAGGCATATGCGGCGGGGCAGCGGGACTTCGGAGAGAACTACGCGCAGGAGTTGAGGGACAAGGCCGCGGAGCTGGCGGACCTGGAGGGCCTGCGCTGGCATGCCATCGGGCCGTTGCAGACGAACAAGGTGAAGTACGTGGCGAAGGCCGCGCTGTCGTTCCACGCGCTGGACCGGTTGGAGGTGGCCCAGGAGCTGTCCCGCCGCCGGCAGGACGCGCCCATCCCCTGTTACGTGGAGGTGAACGTGGGCGGCGAGGCCAGCAAGAGCGGGCTGGCACCGGAGGCGCTCGGGCCCTTCCTGAAGTCCGTGCGCGCGCTGCCGGGCCTGAGGGTGGAGGGCCTCATGTCCCTGCCCCCGCCCACCGAGGACGAGCAGGTGGCGCGCGGCTACTTCCGCACGTTGAGGGAGCTCGCCCAGCGGCACGGGCTGACGGGCCTGTCCATGGGCACCACCCATGACTTCGAGCTGGCCATCGAGGAAGGGGCCACCCTGGTCCGGGTGGGCACCGCCATCTTCGGAGAGCGGACCTGA
- the uvrB gene encoding excinuclease ABC subunit UvrB yields MPEFQLVSDYKPQGDQPRAIGELTEGILRGDRYQTLLGVTGSGKTFTMGNVIANVKRPTLLIAHNKTLAAQLYGEFKALFPHNAVEYFVSYFDYYQPEAYIPTTDTFIEKDSSVNDEIERMRHSATHSLRTRDDVLIVASVSCIYGLGTARSYVDMAVHVNVGAELGRDSFIRKLVESQYERNDLDFHRGTFRARGDTVEVFPAYEEERAVRVSFFGDEVEKITEFDPLRGVTLGALEKVVIFPASHYVTEVDTRKRALQTIRDELSERLQQFKREGKLLEAQRLEQRTMYDLEMIEQVGYCNGIENYSRHFSGRVAGEAPPCLLDYFPRNMLVLIDESHQTVPQIGAMYRGDRSRKETLVEHGFRLPSALDNRPLKFTEFEDMVQQAVFVSATPAEYELQKCKGVVVEQIIRPTGLTDPEVEVRPARNQVDDVLEEVRKRIARKERVLVTTLTKRMAEDLTEYLTDVGVKVRYLHSDIGAIERTAIIRDLRKGEFDVLVGINLLREGLDIPEVSLVAIFDADKEGFLRSHVSLIQTIGRAARNLNGRVIMYAESMTDSMKLAIEETNRRREVQRAYNAQHGITPKAVKSHILDLSEHLYDADPSELPLAADSANDVLEPKEIKRLIGEFTKDMQHYADEMQFEKAAEIRDRILVLKDMELGLKPPSRSLLKAAPKAADEKKPGTPGARGGKRGAPSRGKGGGPPHGKTGIGPRRSR; encoded by the coding sequence ATGCCTGAGTTCCAGCTCGTCAGCGACTACAAGCCCCAGGGCGACCAACCGCGCGCCATCGGTGAGCTCACCGAGGGAATCCTGCGCGGGGACCGCTACCAGACACTGCTTGGCGTCACGGGTTCGGGCAAGACGTTCACCATGGGGAACGTCATCGCCAACGTGAAGCGGCCCACCCTGCTCATCGCGCACAACAAGACGCTCGCCGCCCAGCTCTACGGTGAGTTCAAGGCGCTCTTCCCGCACAACGCCGTCGAGTACTTCGTCTCGTACTTCGACTACTACCAGCCCGAGGCGTACATCCCCACCACGGACACGTTCATCGAGAAGGACTCCTCGGTGAACGATGAGATCGAGCGCATGCGCCACTCGGCCACGCACTCGCTGCGCACGCGCGACGACGTGCTCATCGTGGCCAGCGTGTCCTGCATCTACGGCCTCGGTACGGCGCGCTCGTACGTGGACATGGCCGTGCACGTGAACGTGGGTGCCGAGCTGGGCCGCGACAGCTTCATCCGCAAGCTGGTGGAGAGCCAGTACGAGCGCAATGATCTCGACTTCCACCGCGGCACCTTCCGCGCCCGGGGCGACACCGTGGAGGTGTTCCCCGCCTACGAGGAGGAGCGCGCCGTCCGCGTCAGCTTCTTCGGCGACGAGGTGGAGAAGATCACCGAATTCGACCCGCTGCGCGGCGTGACGCTGGGCGCGCTGGAGAAGGTCGTCATCTTCCCCGCCAGCCACTACGTCACCGAGGTGGACACCCGCAAGCGCGCGCTGCAGACCATCCGCGACGAGCTGTCCGAGCGTCTCCAGCAATTCAAGCGCGAGGGCAAGCTGCTCGAGGCCCAGCGGCTGGAGCAGCGCACGATGTACGACCTCGAGATGATCGAGCAGGTGGGGTACTGCAACGGCATCGAGAACTACTCGCGGCACTTCTCGGGGCGGGTCGCGGGCGAGGCCCCGCCGTGCCTGCTGGACTACTTCCCGCGCAACATGCTGGTGCTCATCGACGAGAGCCACCAGACGGTGCCTCAGATTGGCGCCATGTACCGCGGCGACCGCTCGCGCAAGGAGACGCTGGTGGAGCACGGCTTCCGCCTTCCCAGCGCCCTGGACAACCGCCCGCTCAAGTTCACCGAGTTCGAAGACATGGTGCAGCAGGCCGTGTTCGTCTCCGCCACCCCCGCCGAGTACGAGCTGCAGAAGTGCAAGGGCGTGGTGGTGGAGCAGATCATCCGCCCCACGGGCCTGACGGATCCCGAGGTGGAGGTGCGCCCGGCGCGCAACCAGGTGGACGACGTGCTGGAGGAGGTGCGCAAGCGCATCGCCAGGAAGGAGCGCGTGCTCGTCACCACCCTCACCAAGCGCATGGCGGAGGACCTCACCGAGTACCTCACCGACGTGGGCGTGAAGGTGCGCTACCTGCACTCGGACATCGGCGCCATCGAGCGCACCGCCATCATCCGCGACCTGCGCAAGGGCGAGTTCGACGTGCTGGTGGGCATCAACCTGCTGCGCGAGGGACTCGACATCCCCGAGGTCTCCCTGGTGGCCATCTTCGACGCGGACAAGGAGGGCTTCCTGCGCAGCCACGTGTCCCTCATCCAGACCATCGGCCGCGCCGCGCGCAACCTCAATGGCCGCGTCATCATGTACGCGGAGTCCATGACGGACTCGATGAAGCTGGCCATCGAGGAGACCAACCGCCGCCGCGAGGTGCAGCGCGCCTACAACGCGCAGCATGGCATCACCCCCAAGGCGGTGAAGAGCCACATCCTCGACCTGTCCGAGCACCTCTACGACGCGGATCCGTCCGAGCTGCCCCTGGCCGCCGACTCGGCCAACGACGTGCTGGAGCCCAAGGAGATCAAGCGCCTCATCGGCGAGTTCACCAAGGACATGCAGCACTACGCGGACGAGATGCAGTTCGAGAAGGCCGCGGAGATCCGCGACCGCATCCTGGTGCTCAAGGACATGGAGCTGGGACTCAAGCCGCCCAGCCGCTCGCTGCTCAAGGCCGCGCCCAAGGCGGCCGATGAGAAGAAGCCCGGGACGCCCGGGGCTCGCGGTGGGAAGCGTGGAGCCCCATCGCGAGGCAAGGGCGGGGGGCCGCCCCATGGGAAGACGGGCATCGGGCCGAGGAGGAGCCGCTAA
- a CDS encoding DUF4091 domain-containing protein, whose product MGAGWAAQGLLAAMLAAAPGPRVVSALEKVRPGVTLKGEKEARLSLARGECEAAQVVLPPDVSRIRVKPLALRGPGGKTLEASVWREAFLDVKTPSNSQGGTGPWPDPLVPVEAPPGPKGVPTVLYVELCAPEKQVPGTYQGALSLEADGKPLSPVPFTAEVQPFVLPATSSLPNSFGISLYSIAKGHGLKPESPEARELLRDYALALLAHRVSAHGMSMNPPPVRFEDGKPVVDFSTYDAELAPFLEGTALPSGARFTTTDVRDNPAARTDKEKAAYYRALAEHFREKGWRARLFFYAKDEPKPEDVPLVRAQAQRVRAANKDVPVLVTAPLDEALRGSADILAPTLNCFFPRPGPQTCRNVLPLKTLRGKLDPHVKVWWYQSCNSHGCTGGPAEDPAVEKVYSGWASYMVDHPAPLNRAMGPLAFLSGVDGELYFDTVFAYNTKDPWKDLFEFGGNGDGTFFYPGTPSRPGFTRHQPVVSLRLKHLRDGLEDYEYLRLLESLGEQTFAREAARRLTRSGYEVETDPRQWEQVRREMTTRLRKRWEASEYAKRSGVRPK is encoded by the coding sequence ATGGGGGCGGGTTGGGCGGCGCAGGGGTTGCTCGCGGCGATGCTGGCCGCGGCACCAGGGCCTCGGGTGGTGTCCGCGCTGGAGAAGGTGCGGCCGGGAGTCACGCTGAAGGGTGAGAAGGAGGCCCGGTTGAGCCTCGCGCGCGGTGAGTGCGAGGCCGCCCAGGTGGTGCTCCCCCCGGACGTCTCGCGCATCCGGGTGAAGCCGCTGGCGCTGCGAGGGCCGGGCGGCAAGACGCTGGAGGCCTCGGTGTGGCGCGAGGCCTTCCTGGACGTGAAGACGCCCTCCAACTCGCAGGGAGGCACGGGGCCGTGGCCGGATCCGCTCGTGCCGGTGGAGGCCCCACCGGGCCCCAAGGGGGTACCCACCGTCCTCTACGTGGAGTTGTGCGCGCCGGAGAAGCAGGTGCCGGGCACGTACCAGGGCGCGCTGAGCCTGGAGGCGGATGGCAAGCCGCTCTCGCCCGTGCCCTTCACTGCGGAGGTTCAGCCCTTCGTGCTGCCGGCCACCTCCTCGTTGCCGAACAGCTTCGGCATCTCGCTCTACAGCATCGCCAAGGGGCACGGGTTGAAGCCCGAGTCCCCCGAGGCGCGCGAGTTGCTGCGGGACTACGCGCTCGCCCTGCTCGCCCACCGCGTCAGCGCCCATGGCATGAGCATGAACCCGCCTCCGGTGCGCTTCGAGGATGGCAAGCCGGTGGTGGACTTCAGCACGTATGACGCGGAGCTGGCGCCCTTCCTGGAGGGGACGGCCCTGCCCTCGGGGGCCCGCTTCACCACCACCGACGTGCGCGACAACCCGGCGGCCCGCACCGACAAGGAGAAGGCCGCGTACTACCGCGCCCTGGCCGAGCACTTCCGAGAGAAGGGCTGGCGCGCGCGGCTCTTCTTCTACGCCAAGGACGAGCCGAAGCCGGAGGACGTGCCGCTCGTGCGCGCCCAGGCGCAGCGGGTGCGCGCGGCCAACAAGGACGTGCCGGTGCTCGTCACCGCCCCTCTGGATGAAGCGCTGCGGGGCTCGGCGGACATCCTCGCGCCCACCCTCAACTGCTTCTTCCCTCGCCCCGGGCCACAGACGTGCCGCAACGTCCTCCCCCTGAAGACGCTGCGCGGCAAGCTCGACCCCCACGTGAAGGTGTGGTGGTACCAGAGCTGCAACTCGCACGGCTGCACCGGCGGCCCCGCGGAGGATCCCGCCGTGGAGAAGGTCTACAGCGGCTGGGCCTCCTACATGGTGGACCACCCCGCCCCACTCAACCGGGCCATGGGCCCGCTGGCCTTCCTCTCCGGCGTGGACGGCGAGCTCTATTTCGACACCGTCTTCGCCTACAACACGAAGGACCCCTGGAAGGACCTCTTCGAGTTCGGCGGCAACGGCGACGGCACCTTCTTCTACCCGGGCACTCCGTCCCGGCCGGGCTTCACCCGCCACCAGCCCGTGGTCTCCCTGCGCCTGAAACACCTCCGTGACGGACTCGAGGACTACGAATACCTCCGGCTGCTGGAGTCGCTCGGAGAGCAGACATTCGCCCGAGAGGCCGCGCGACGGCTCACCCGCTCGGGGTATGAAGTGGAGACGGATCCCCGGCAATGGGAGCAGGTGCGGCGCGAGATGACCACACGGTTGAGGAAGCGCTGGGAAGCGTCCGAATACGCGAAACGTTCGGGCGTCCGTCCGAAGTGA
- a CDS encoding Maf family protein: protein MHTSVGQTRLVLASASPRRRELLGQLGLAFEVSAADIDETPHQGEAAQAYVLRLAREKARTVAARTPGAWVLAADTTVVLGDELLGKPRDEAEVREMMGRLSGRTHEVQTGVALAGPSAEHSLVVRTRVTFRALSAGEIAWYASTGESLDKAGGYAIQGKGGFLVAAIEGSPTNVIGLPLGETLELLARAGLPLPWSTP, encoded by the coding sequence ATGCACACATCAGTGGGTCAAACCCGGCTCGTTCTCGCGTCCGCTTCGCCGCGTCGGCGCGAGTTGCTCGGCCAGCTCGGACTGGCCTTCGAGGTGTCCGCCGCGGACATCGACGAAACCCCCCATCAGGGCGAGGCTGCACAAGCCTACGTGCTCCGTCTGGCCCGGGAAAAGGCCAGAACGGTGGCGGCCCGCACTCCCGGCGCCTGGGTCCTGGCGGCGGACACCACCGTCGTGCTCGGCGACGAGCTGCTCGGCAAACCCCGCGACGAGGCCGAGGTCCGGGAGATGATGGGCCGTCTGTCGGGCAGGACACACGAGGTCCAGACCGGCGTGGCGCTGGCCGGACCCTCGGCCGAGCACTCACTCGTGGTGAGGACCCGCGTCACCTTCCGCGCGCTGAGCGCGGGGGAGATCGCCTGGTACGCCAGCACCGGCGAGTCCCTGGACAAGGCGGGTGGCTACGCCATCCAGGGAAAGGGTGGATTCCTGGTAGCGGCGATCGAGGGCAGCCCCACCAACGTCATCGGCCTGCCCCTGGGTGAGACGCTGGAGCTGCTCGCCCGGGCCGGCCTTCCCCTTCCCTGGAGCACCCCATGA